The Armatimonadota bacterium genome contains the following window.
CATCGGCACGGAGGACCTCCGGCGGCTCCCCGCGGACTGGGATTACCGGTGGATCCTGGACCGGATCCGGGAGGAGGACGAGGAATCCCTCCGGGCCTGGGCGCGGCGGGTCCAGGAGGTGTGCGTGCGGATCCGGGACTGTGCGGTTCCCGTGGTGGCCTGTGCCGCGGGCCGGGTCGCGGGACCCGGGATCGCGCTGCTGTTTGCCGCGGACCGGGTGGTGGCCCACGCGGATCTCCAGGTGGCCCTGATGGAGTACGCGCTGGGACTCCTCCCCATCGGGGTCCCCACCTTCCTGCTCCGGCGGTTCACGGAGGATCTGCTCCCCTACGGGGTGGCTGGGGAGCTCAAACCGGACGCGGGGGCAGACCTCCACGAGGCCGCGCACCGGGCCTTTCGCCTGCTCCTCTCGGCTCCCACCACCCGCAGTGCACAGGAGGCCCGGCGCCTGGGACTGTTGCGTCCCTGCGACCAGGTTACCCTCAGCCGAGACCGGATGCTGGCGCTGGCGAAGGCGACCGTGCTTGCCCTGGCTGGAAGTTACGTTCCGCCTCTTCCCGGGCCTCTATGGGGAATGGGGGACGAGACCCTGGGGAACCTGCGCTACGCCGCGTGGGCCCGGTGGGAGGCCCGACAAGCGACGGAGTGGGACCGGGAGGTGGCTTACGCGCTCGCGCTCCTGCTCTCCGGGGGAGAGGGCCCACCGCGGTGGGTGGAGGAACGGGAGATGTGGGAGGCGGAGCTGGACACCTTCGTGCAACTGCTCCGCTCCCCCAAGACCCAGGACCGGCTGGTGCACTACGTGGAGACGGGAGGGATTCTCCGGAACTGAGGGGGGACCATGCGGGAAGCGGTGATCGTGAGCGCGGTGCGGACGGCAGTGGCCCGAGGCAAGAAGGACGGATCCCTGGCCACCCTGCACCCCGTGGACCTCTCCGCGGTGGTGATGCGGGCCGCGGTGGATCGCATTGACCTTCACCCCGCACACCTCGACGACGTCGTCTGGGGGTGCGCGTTCCCGGAGTCCAGCCAGGGGCAGAACGTGGCGCGGTTGGGGCTGCTGCGGGCTGGGTTCCCCGTGGAGGTCACGGGCATGACCCTGAACCGGTTCTGCTCCAGTGGGCTTCAGGCCATCGCCCTCGCGGCCCAGGCCATCCTCTCCGGCATGGCGGAGGCGGTCCTGGCGGGCGGGGTGGACATGATGAGCCGCATCCCCGCCTCCGGCTACCACCCCCGCTACCACCCGGAGATGACGGAAACGTACATCGGCATGGGCTTGACCGCGGAGCGGGTGGCGGAACGCTGGGGGATCTCCCGGGAGGAACAGGATCGGTGGGCCTACCGGAGCCACCGGCGCGCGGCGGAGGCCTGGGCGGCCGGGAAGTTCACGGAGCAGATCGTGGCGGTTCGGGTCCGGCGTCGCACCCCGAAAGGGGAGGTGGAGGAATTCGACTTCAACCGGGACGAGACGGTGCGGCCGGACACGAGCCTGGAAAAGCTCGCGACTCTCCGGCCTGCCTTCAAGGAGGGCGGGACCGTTACCGCGGGGAACTCCAGCCCCTTCTCGGACGGTGCCGCGGCGGTGGTGGTGATGAGCCGATCGAAGGCGGAGGACCTGGGACTTCGCCCCCTCGCCCGCTTCGTGAGTTTCGCCACGGGAGGCGTGGAGCCGGACGTCATGGGCGTCGGACCGGTACGGGCGGTGCCGAAAGCCCTGCGGCTTGCGGGACTGCGCATGGAGGATCTGCGGCTCATCGAGTTCAACGAGGCCTTCGCCGCCCAAGTGCTCGCGGTGCTCAAGGAACTGGAGATGCCGGAAGAGAAGGTAAACGTTAACGGAGGTGCGATCGCCCTGGGACATCCATTGGGGGCCACCGGTGCGAAGCTCACCGCGCAGCTCATCTACGAACTGCGGGCACGGGGCGGAGGGTTCGGCATGGTCACCATGTGCGTGGGCGGAGGCATGGGGGCCGCGGGGATCTTCGAGGTATACCCCTCGTGAAATGAAAGGGGGAACGGCCCGGTGCAGAGGAAAAACGCGGTTCTCCTCAGGATCCTGTGGGGATGGGTGTTGGTGGGCCTGTTGGCCTGGGCAGGCCGCGCGGGACCGGCACCCGGAAGCTCCCGCAAAACCTACGGAGGCGTGTTGCGGAAGATCTACGTCATCCCCAGAAGCCCCGTGGGGGTTCCCTGGGAGATCGTGGGCGTCAGCGTGAACGCGGCCACCCCGGCGCTGGAGGCCCTGGTGCGGGTGGACAAGAACGGAAGGGTGCACCCGTGGCTGGCGGAACGGTGGACCGTCTTGCCTGACCAAAGTACGATCCTGTTCCGGCTTCGGCGCGGGGTGAAGTTCCACGACGGGACGGACTTCAACGCGCACGCGGCGAAGTGGAACCTGGACCGGGAGATGGAAGCCCGAACGATTCCGGTATCCTCGGTAGAAGTGGTGGATGAGTACACGATCCGGGTGCGTCTCACGGAGTACAACAACATCTGGCCTACGATCTTCGGCGGGACCCGGGCCCTCATGATCTCTCCCACCGCCTTTACCCGCAACGGGCTGGAGTGGGCCCGGTGGAACCCGGTGGGGACCGGACCCTTCCAGATCGTGCGGTATGAGCGGGATGTGCAGGCGGTTTACAGGAGGTTCGACGGATACTGGCAGGCGGGGAAGCCGTACCTGGATGGGGTGG
Protein-coding sequences here:
- a CDS encoding thiolase family protein gives rise to the protein MREAVIVSAVRTAVARGKKDGSLATLHPVDLSAVVMRAAVDRIDLHPAHLDDVVWGCAFPESSQGQNVARLGLLRAGFPVEVTGMTLNRFCSSGLQAIALAAQAILSGMAEAVLAGGVDMMSRIPASGYHPRYHPEMTETYIGMGLTAERVAERWGISREEQDRWAYRSHRRAAEAWAAGKFTEQIVAVRVRRRTPKGEVEEFDFNRDETVRPDTSLEKLATLRPAFKEGGTVTAGNSSPFSDGAAAVVVMSRSKAEDLGLRPLARFVSFATGGVEPDVMGVGPVRAVPKALRLAGLRMEDLRLIEFNEAFAAQVLAVLKELEMPEEKVNVNGGAIALGHPLGATGAKLTAQLIYELRARGGGFGMVTMCVGGGMGAAGIFEVYPS